The following proteins come from a genomic window of Mariniflexile sp. TRM1-10:
- a CDS encoding ComF family protein, whose translation MLKPLVNLLFPKVCHACLNLLQDNEDTICVDCRHDLPVTNFHFDDDDAIKKVLYGRANIENGTALFRFEKKGLVQQLVHGLKYKGYETIGYSLGNWLGGELKTLDTYKTVDMVIPVPLHKKKLKKRGYNQVAKFGQQIAEALDVDYVDDVLIKVTNTQSQVSKKQFERWNKNDAFFEITNSDFINNKHILLVDDIITTGATLEACISVLNKAKNIKISIATIAIA comes from the coding sequence ATGCTTAAACCCTTAGTTAATTTATTATTCCCAAAAGTATGCCACGCTTGCCTGAACTTGCTGCAAGATAACGAGGATACTATTTGTGTAGATTGCAGGCACGATTTGCCTGTAACCAATTTTCATTTTGATGATGACGATGCGATAAAAAAGGTACTTTACGGACGTGCAAACATTGAAAATGGCACGGCACTTTTTAGATTTGAAAAAAAGGGGCTGGTACAACAACTTGTTCATGGATTGAAGTATAAAGGCTATGAAACTATTGGATATTCCTTAGGAAACTGGCTAGGAGGCGAATTAAAAACTTTAGATACTTATAAAACAGTTGACATGGTTATTCCTGTGCCTTTGCATAAAAAGAAGCTTAAAAAGCGAGGTTATAATCAGGTTGCAAAATTTGGACAACAAATTGCCGAAGCTTTGGATGTCGATTATGTAGATGATGTCCTTATAAAAGTTACCAACACGCAATCGCAAGTCTCAAAAAAGCAATTTGAAAGATGGAATAAAAATGATGCATTTTTTGAGATAACGAATAGTGATTTCATAAACAACAAACACATTCTTTTGGTTGATGACATTATTACTACCGGTGCTACTTTAGAGGCTTGCATCAGTGTTTTAAACAAAGCCAAAAACATAAAAATAAGTATCGCTACCATAGCAATAGCCTAA
- a CDS encoding Ig-like domain-containing protein, whose amino-acid sequence MNKTLSSFILLIFLGLVFVNCANRGTPDGGPKDDTPPKIVEELPKNYSTDFKGKVIKIYFNEYIKIKDIQKQLIISPPMNTQPEITPLGGASKYITIKIFDTLQPNTTYAFNFGNSITDNNEGNPYPYYRYVFSTGSYIDSLSVKGNIVDALKRQPETFVNVALYEVDSTFTDSIVYKETPKYITNTLDSVTTFSIENIKAGKYMLMALKDGNGDNKFQQKTDQIAFYKSFITVPTDSSYTLRLFNEELDFKANRPQIAATQKIAIGYEGDYSKMKVRMKSETPSDFESRITKDEKTDTLYYWYKPKLEVDSLILNISHTDFDKDFTVKIRKQKKDSLIIKGNSGAIGIDQPFKITGNIPFVHFDASKINLIDKDSTKIDITSEFDSISNTYALNFKKTYENSYKILVLPEAFTDFFDTKNDTLNFNLTTRKASDFGFARFTLVNAKYPLIIQLTTDKGNVRAERYVTKPETIDFLDLQPSTYYIRVIHDTNGNGKFDTGNYLKKIQPERVSHFKEIEIRADWGYPETLEFTSE is encoded by the coding sequence ATGAACAAAACCCTTTCAAGTTTTATTTTATTGATTTTTTTAGGCCTTGTTTTTGTAAACTGCGCCAATAGAGGCACTCCCGATGGCGGCCCTAAAGATGACACTCCACCTAAGATCGTGGAAGAGCTTCCTAAAAATTACAGCACTGATTTTAAGGGTAAAGTCATTAAGATTTATTTTAATGAGTATATCAAGATTAAAGACATACAAAAACAGCTCATTATTTCGCCACCAATGAACACCCAACCAGAAATTACGCCGCTTGGTGGCGCCAGCAAATACATAACCATTAAAATTTTTGACACACTACAACCCAATACGACCTATGCGTTTAACTTTGGAAACAGCATTACCGACAATAATGAAGGGAATCCCTATCCGTATTATAGATATGTGTTTTCAACGGGCAGTTACATCGATTCGCTAAGTGTAAAAGGTAATATTGTTGATGCTTTAAAAAGACAGCCCGAAACCTTTGTAAATGTGGCGCTTTATGAGGTAGATTCTACGTTTACCGATTCTATTGTCTATAAAGAAACACCTAAATACATTACCAATACATTAGACAGCGTTACCACGTTTTCTATTGAAAACATTAAAGCTGGAAAGTATATGCTCATGGCTTTAAAAGATGGCAATGGCGATAATAAATTTCAACAAAAAACCGACCAAATAGCCTTTTACAAAAGCTTTATTACGGTGCCTACAGATTCTAGTTATACACTTAGGTTGTTTAATGAAGAACTCGATTTTAAAGCCAACAGACCACAAATAGCTGCTACCCAAAAAATAGCTATTGGATATGAAGGCGATTACAGTAAAATGAAGGTTCGTATGAAATCTGAAACTCCTAGCGACTTTGAATCCCGCATCACAAAAGACGAAAAAACAGATACACTTTATTATTGGTACAAACCCAAACTAGAAGTGGATTCGCTTATTTTAAATATCTCCCATACCGATTTTGATAAAGACTTTACCGTAAAAATCAGAAAACAGAAAAAAGATTCATTAATTATAAAAGGAAATTCCGGTGCTATTGGCATAGATCAGCCTTTTAAAATTACTGGAAATATTCCATTTGTTCATTTCGATGCTTCTAAAATCAACCTAATTGATAAAGATTCAACAAAAATTGATATCACTTCAGAATTTGATTCTATTAGCAATACATATGCGCTTAACTTTAAAAAAACATACGAAAATAGTTACAAAATACTGGTGTTACCTGAAGCTTTTACCGATTTTTTCGACACTAAAAACGACACCTTAAACTTTAATCTAACGACACGAAAGGCATCCGATTTTGGCTTTGCACGTTTCACATTGGTAAACGCAAAATATCCATTGATTATTCAACTAACTACCGATAAAGGTAACGTAAGAGCAGAAAGATATGTGACCAAACCCGAAACCATCGACTTTTTAGATCTACAACCAAGCACCTATTACATTAGAGTGATTCATGATACTAATGGCAATGGTAAATTCGATACGGGTAATTATCTTAAAAAAATACAGCCTGAACGGGTCAGTCATTTTAAAGAAATAGAAATACGCGCCGATTGGGGTTATCCTGAAACTTTGGAGTTTACTTCAGAATAA
- a CDS encoding amidohydrolase, translating to MQDQLKVALIQSDLVWENPKQNRKNFSEKIESILKAVDVIVLPEMFSTGFTMKVETVAETMDGKTVAWMQEQAQKTGAAIVGSLIISENKTYYNRLLFVDPSGSITIYDKRHTFTLAGEDKIYSAGKEKVIINYKGWKICPLVCYDLRFPVWARNIENYDVLLYVANWPKPRIFAWDTLLKARAIENMSYVVGVNRVGLDGAQNEYSGNSAVYDVLGNAITAIKPNREQVEVAILERSHINFYRNKLKFLADKDEFILK from the coding sequence ATGCAAGATCAACTTAAAGTAGCCTTAATACAATCTGATTTGGTTTGGGAAAACCCTAAACAAAATCGTAAAAACTTTTCAGAGAAAATTGAAAGTATTTTAAAAGCAGTAGATGTTATTGTACTCCCCGAAATGTTTTCTACAGGGTTTACCATGAAAGTCGAAACTGTTGCCGAAACCATGGACGGAAAAACAGTGGCTTGGATGCAAGAACAAGCTCAAAAAACAGGGGCAGCCATCGTTGGAAGCCTTATTATTTCTGAAAATAAAACCTATTATAATCGCCTGCTTTTTGTGGATCCATCGGGCAGCATTACAATATATGATAAAAGACACACCTTTACACTTGCGGGTGAGGATAAAATCTATTCAGCAGGCAAGGAAAAAGTAATAATAAACTATAAAGGATGGAAAATTTGCCCTTTGGTTTGTTACGATTTGCGATTCCCGGTTTGGGCAAGAAACATTGAAAATTATGATGTATTGCTGTATGTTGCTAACTGGCCCAAACCAAGAATTTTTGCTTGGGATACCCTGTTAAAAGCACGGGCTATTGAGAATATGAGTTATGTTGTGGGCGTAAACCGTGTGGGTTTAGACGGGGCGCAAAACGAGTACTCCGGAAACTCGGCAGTTTATGATGTGTTGGGTAATGCCATAACTGCCATAAAACCAAATAGGGAGCAGGTTGAGGTAGCTATTTTAGAACGCAGCCATATTAATTTTTACCGTAATAAACTTAAGTTTTTAGCTGATAAAGATGAATTTATTCTGAAGTAA
- a CDS encoding methionine aminotransferase → MQHTSKLPNVGTTIFSVMSALATEHGAINLSQGFPNFKSDQKLIDLVSKAMNSGYNQYAPMLGDLELRQAIAKKYELLYNTSYHPESEIVVTAGATQAIFTIITTFIKPNDEVIIFKPAYDSYEPNVELNGGKAVPIQLQASNGFKVNWHEVKEKINSQTKMIIINSPHNPTGSVFSKDDMLQLENLTRNTNIMVLSDEVYEHMIYDGENHQSACLFPDLKTRSFVVASFCKTFHNTGWRIGYCCAPKELMQEFLKVHQFTVFCIHHPTQKGIADYMQEPKHYLELSDFYQKKRDLFLTLIKDSKFKFAASKGTYFQVLDYSGITQEHDVDFAKRLTIESGIASIPLSVFNSNNLDNKVLRFCFAKTDDTLKQAADILNRII, encoded by the coding sequence ATGCAACATACATCTAAACTACCAAACGTTGGAACTACCATTTTTTCGGTAATGAGTGCCTTGGCGACTGAGCATGGTGCTATTAATTTATCTCAGGGTTTTCCAAACTTTAAAAGCGACCAAAAACTAATCGATTTGGTTAGTAAGGCTATGAATTCTGGTTACAACCAATATGCACCAATGCTTGGGGATTTAGAACTTCGCCAAGCCATTGCTAAAAAATACGAATTGCTTTATAACACCAGTTACCATCCTGAAAGCGAAATTGTCGTAACCGCAGGAGCAACGCAAGCTATTTTTACCATTATTACAACTTTTATAAAACCCAACGACGAGGTTATTATTTTTAAACCAGCCTACGATAGTTATGAGCCTAATGTCGAGTTAAATGGCGGAAAAGCAGTGCCTATTCAATTGCAAGCGTCTAATGGTTTTAAAGTCAATTGGCATGAGGTGAAGGAAAAGATTAATAGTCAAACCAAAATGATTATTATCAATTCGCCACACAATCCAACAGGGTCTGTGTTTTCAAAAGACGATATGCTTCAATTGGAAAACCTGACCAGAAATACCAATATCATGGTGTTAAGTGATGAGGTTTATGAGCACATGATTTATGATGGCGAAAATCACCAAAGTGCCTGTTTGTTTCCTGATTTAAAAACGAGGAGTTTTGTGGTGGCATCCTTTTGTAAAACCTTTCATAACACGGGTTGGCGTATTGGGTATTGTTGTGCGCCCAAAGAATTGATGCAGGAATTTCTAAAAGTGCATCAGTTTACTGTCTTTTGCATTCATCATCCTACCCAAAAAGGCATTGCCGATTATATGCAGGAGCCAAAACATTATTTAGAATTATCAGATTTTTATCAAAAGAAACGGGATTTATTTTTAACTTTAATCAAAGATTCCAAGTTTAAATTTGCAGCATCAAAAGGCACGTATTTTCAAGTGCTGGATTATTCAGGGATAACCCAAGAACATGATGTTGATTTTGCTAAACGATTAACTATAGAATCCGGTATTGCTTCCATTCCTTTGTCGGTTTTCAATAGTAATAATTTAGACAATAAAGTGCTTCGTTTTTGTTTTGCAAAAACAGATGACACCTTAAAGCAAGCAGCAGATATTTTAAACAGAATTATTTAG